The genomic stretch GGCCGGCGCCTTATCTTACAGCTGATAGGTGCTTTTGTGGTCGATGATTCAGTTTGTGGGCTCGACTCtactactttttttctttttagaaaaaatcaaCTTTACCTTTCTAATTAAGTattataattttgtcattttagacTCCAAACTTTTAAACGTGACATTTtggaaattattaaattaagaCAATATAGTTCATTGGCTAAGTTTTCCATCTATTTGGACGAAATGTAAGTTACCAGACGTTTTAGCCCCAAATTGCCAAAtggtttggggtggttttggctACCCCATTCCTGCAGCCAGAGAGGGTGGTTGATGGCCCCTAAATGGGAAAACTTAGAGTCCGTTTCgttttgcatttgaaaaataaagcttttaagggtgcgtttgggagtgcgtttttaaaaaaataatctgcgattttaaaccaaatcgcaattttaaggtgtttgggattgcgattttaaaaacgcaaattttaaaatcgcaaaaaaatctgcgattttcataagctgattagaggatgcttatttgaaaaagtgcgaatttaaaacaaaatcacgatttctattaaaaagatagttggcgcaatagttaccttttttagaacgggaatgaaaaaaataccaataatacccacctaaaatatattaaaacccttcttttcttttcttttttttcttcatcatctcTATCTTGTTCATtattattggtaatttggtcatgaaaccgcaattatatgctaatgttatccaaacattcaattgataaaaaaagtactttttagtatgctttaccaaacgcctgtgcgattttaaaaagtagcgattttaaacacgcaatttttaaaaacgcaatttttaaaatcgcacttattgaaatcgcactcccaaacgggccctaagtcaaaaagtgttttttttgacaatttttaagctttttgaacccttaaaagcgcttttaaattttttactaaacgagtatttttttcttcaaacggactttttgagtattaaaatcacttttaaactcctcaaacgcaatctcaaacaggtccTTAACGGCtagggtaaattgtcacaatttggtagtttgtagGATTCAAGTCACTTTCTAAGTTTTAGAGACTTAAATGCCAAAGTGGTGAATATACTTTGAgagataaagtgtattttttcattccttcttttttttttgtaacagtTAAATGTACAATAATGCAAATGGGTGATTTTTACTTCTCTGTGGTTAATTTACTGattcagagaaaaaaaacaaaaaaaataaaaaggcttaTTATGATCTAGGATCCTATATGAACAATCAAAATCTAGCTTATGCGTAATGTAAGAATGTCACTAATGTAGAGAGATTTGAGTGCAGGAATGTGACCAAGTCAGCAATCTCGGGACTTCAAACTTCAGAATTGCCATTTCAGGCCAAAGGGAAACAGTGAGTAAACTGATATCCTCTTTTAAATTTCTGCCTACCATGTATATCTTTCCTGCCCAAGTAGATGTCATTCAATGAGCAGTTATAATTGTGATATTTGAGTTTCTCTGATAAGTGGGGGGTTGTGTGTGTTAAAgcaatgattaagtgattaaatttacttcttcctatcagtttaaacttttaagaaaactggtgatttaatatggtatcagagccaaaggtcatggGCTTAAATCTTGACTTTGTCAATTcaccctatttaaattaaatattgtacGTGTTAAGCAGCGGAGACCATGAAGTTCGGTGTCTGAAAAGGAAGTTGCTCTTAGAAGCCCTTGCAAAGGAACTCCCAACTGGGACCATTAGGTACTCCTCCAAGGTTGTCAACATTGAGGAATCAGGCTTCTTTAAGCTGCTGCATCTTGCTGATGGAACCATCCTCAAAACAAAGGTAAACTTGTAGTATACCCCcaatgttttagtgtttttataaTTACAcctctaaaatttaaaactttgcaATGTCGAGTAGCCAAGTGTGCGTGTTAGAATATACGATATGGTAAGATATTTATCTTTTAGAATATTGATTGAGAAATAAGAACAAGATGTAGTCCTTTTAGGAGATGTCTAACGTATCGAACCACCCTCAaatcctttgtgttttattttctttgttccctttaattttctttatctttatgAATTTCTTCTATTTGTCTTAATGTTGTGAATGCATGCATTAAAGGTGTTGGTTGGGAGTGATGGAGTGAACTCAGTGGTGGCAAATTGGTTGGGCTTCAAGAAACCAGCTTTTGCAGGGAGATATGCCATCAGAGGCTCTGTAGATTTCAAGCGTAGCCATGGATTTGAGCCCAAGTTCATGCAGTTCTTTGGAAAAGGTATTCGGTCGGGTGCCATCCCCATCGATGATACTACTATTTATTGGTTCATCACTTGGACTCCATCCACCCGAGGTGAGACCTTTCCCTCGTCTTGTCAAATCATTACCTATTTCAAAgttaattttgttgaaaaaaaaaaaaaaaaaaaactaactttgtaagaaatgattgatttaatcatCACGTGTAGGCACTCTCTCTTAATAAGTAACAtccaacacgtagaatatttaactaaaatgagGAGTTAAATTAACAGAGACAATGTTTAAATCTAGGATATTTGCTCTAATATCATATAGAAAATTATAATGAATGtaaaatatgagaattatagagaagcaaagagagagagaaaagataaaagaaactATTTGCGGGCTGGTTTGATGTTAGACACATACGTTCATCACTGTCAATTGCCCCAAAGGTGctctcattaacttgattttagagtaatgctaaaaaaagGATTAGAGCCATCCTTGTGTCTTCCCAAATGCGacgtgtcttttaaaattaccaatagaacaaaattcaataataattatcttaaatttaatggtgatttaaaaattacatcacatttgggagaaCACAAGAAGGATTCTAGTCCTCTTTTTGGCGTTACTGGGAGAATACAAATATGATAAGATTTGGTTACAATCAAacctaaatgaaaaatattttattattaacctaatatatatatatattctaacaatttccTTGGTACTTGGGACTTTCACATTTGATTACCTTTTTTGTTCCTATAGAAAAAGAGTTAGAATAGGATCCAGAAGAtacaagaaattaattttggggTGGTTTACTGTTAGAcacatacacatacatataCATCCACCACTATAAATAGTCCTTATTTACAGAAAAACAGTGGTGGGTGGGAGaatacaaatatgaaaatcaaatctctaaatataaatgaaaaatattttaatatcaaccTATTTTTAACAGTTTTCTTGGTACTTGGAACTTTCACATGATTATTTGATcacctttttttgttcttgtagAGGAAGAGCTAGAACAGGACCCAGCTAAAGTAAAGCAACTTCTCTTGAGTAAGCTTGGAAAAGTACCTGATGAAGTAAGGGCTATTATAGAAAGCTCTGAACTGGATGGTTTTATAGCATTGCCATTGAGATACAGGCATCCATGGGAGCTTCTTTGGGGAAATATCAGCAAAGGCAATGTTTGTGTAGCCGGAGATGCACTCCACCCCTTGACACCAGACATTGGGCAAGGCGGCTGCTCCGCCTTGGAAGATAGTGTTGTTTTAGCCAGGTGTCTTGGTGAAGCTTTACTGAAAAAACCAACTGgagaaacaaaagagaaaggtgaaaaagaaaaagatgaatatGAGAGGATTGTGATGGGGTTGAAGAAGTATGCCAGGGAGAGGGCATGGAGAAGTATTGAGCTCATCAGTGTTTCTTATATATCTGGAATTATACAGGAGAGTCAAGGAAAAATGATGACATCCTTGAGAGACAATGCCTTGGTTGGATTCTTGGCAGGTTTCCTGTTGAAAATGGCTGATTTTGATTGTGGGAAGCTTATCATTTCTTGAATGCCAAGTTACATGCATACATATGTGTCTGTGTAAAGATATATCAAGCTAGTTTTCTTTCCTCATGAACAATAATAAATCAGATGGAGCGATTGTGTTGTTTCTCTTCAGCAGGAAAAGTCAATAATTTTGTGAATGCAATAATTATTTCTTCgtttcatttgaatgtttatagAGTGAAATGATCATAACATGTTGATTATTTTTGGTATAACAGTAATGGGTGTGACAAGTCCTGGCCCGTGTCTTATAATATAAACTAAGTTTTTAATTCTCTTCAACAAGTGAATTTCAAGAAGAAAATTAGAGTGGCTATTATGAAAACAAAGTTAGAAGTCGTGACTTTTGTTCTATACACAACATTACGTGAAATCACTAttttagaaacaaaacatcTCCACTAAAAATGGGTTAAAAGatcaaataatatttcaaaTGTAAACTTGTCTGAAGTCACattccttttttacttttctgctGAAGACTTTTGGTAGATGCTGACAAGCAGCTAGAACTGTCGTGTTTCCTTTTTCATGTCAAGATTAACACTTGAACCTAACACTTGCATTGAACAGTCGTGTACGTAACAACTTCCATCGCCGccatataattaatattgtcCCATCTTCTTTCTCTAAACCAAAGCCCCCTAAttataaaacaccaaaaaaaaaaaaaaaacagctatATTTCCATGGAAGAAGTTGATCATCGAGACATTGTGATTGTGGGAGCGGGGATATCAGGCCTCACAACATCCTTGGCACTACATAGGTACAAGTACGCTAAACcaggagatatatatatatatagagagagagagagagagagagagagctctcTGTCTATGTCGTCTCAAGttttagttatatataaatGCAGGTTGGGAGTTGGGAGCTTAGTGTTGGAATCATGGGATAGTTTGAGAAACACAGGATTTGCCTTAACGCTGTGGACCAATGCTTGGAAAGCTTTGGATGCTGTTGCCATTGCTGACTCCCTCCGCCAACAACACTTCCTCATTCAAGGGTACTCATTGCCTTTGCCCATCACTTGTTATAgattgaagtgaaaaaaaatatatatatatatatatatataagacttcTGTTAATGcttattcttattatttggTATGCAATTGAGTTCATTAAATTTGAGTGCAGAACAGTTGTGGTGTCCACAAGTTCAGGGCTTGCTACTTCGGAGACATCATTTCATGCAAAGTAAGTCAATAGATCAACATAAGAGCGCTGATTCTGCTTTtcatcctttcttttttcttttgttttttaagcaTTTACTAGAGTTGTTTCTTTATACTTGGACAAAATCATATTAGCATCtcatttcaaaaatataaaataaaataaagcaatgcAGCATTTACGCACTGAACCTCAATATATAAGAAAAGCCTAGATAGTCTACAAAGATTGTAGACGTTCTCTCAAACCAAGTTGAGTCATAACTTGACCCAATCTCACTTTGACATCAATAGAActtaattctaaaaaaaatttggttttagTGACTTGCTTATAAGCCAATTTACACTTTACACCAATAAACATGAGGATTTTAATTGTGGGAGTCAAACCTATGTTCTAGTACTTACCCAATCACATGGGGATTAAACCTAAGATCATTGAATCACCACCGATGGTGATGACTTTCTCTTTCATCTTACACTAGCCTACAGCTAGATTATGTAAATCTTTGAATGAGCTATTTTCATGCGGGACAATGATCGACGGCAATTACCTGCTagaattgttagcaatttgaaCAAATAATGTGAGAGATACAATTTAAGATTTATCTGCCTAAATAGGTGGTAAGGCAGCCCAACATTTATTTGGACAAGTGTAtcttatataaattaaagtCTCTTACATTACTTGTCTTAGTTATAAGCAATTCGGGCATATATTTGTTGTGCATACATGGTTTAATTGTTCATTCTTATGAGTATATCGGTTGTGATCTCAAGAGGAAGCCATGAAGTTCGATGTGTAGAAAGGAAGTTGTTGTTGGAAGCCCTTGCAAAAGAACTCCCAAGTGGCACCATTAGGTTCTCCTCCAAGGTGGTTTGCATTGAGCAATCAGGCTTCTTTAAGCTGGTGCATCTTGCTGATGGAACCATATTCAAAACAAAggtaaaaataatatataaataaaattgtgtACTTATAATATTATTGGCTCATATCATATATGAACCGTTGATCTTTGTTCCAATTCCTGGATGAAAGGTGTTGATTGGTTGTGATGGAGTGAACTCGGTGGTGGCAAAGTGGTTGGGCTTTCAAAAGCCCATTTTTACAGGACGAACTGCCATTAGAGGCTGTAGAGAGTCCAAAGACAGCCATGGATATGGGTCCAAATCTGTGCAGTTCTTTGGGAGTGGTGTCCGGTTTGGTTGCCGCCCTTGTAATGATAACACTTTATTTTGGTATGTCACTTATGTTCCCTCCTCTCAAGGTAAACCCTCCATTCCAATttgagtttatttgtttatacCTTAGGTATGTTAATCTAAATCGAGCAGGCAATTGAGAGAGGTTTCTGATAAGAGTTATTTGTTCGGGGCAAATAAGGATTCGCTTGAATTTAAGATTCCAAAACTTACATATGATTTAAAGATAGCGATTATAGAACGAACAAtttaaaaacgtgatttttaaaaattgtagttttgtttttaaaatcaacGTATTTGCAAATGATACATTTTctacgatttggtttaaaattatactttttgtctttaaaattACAGTGTCAAACGCACTCTGAGTTTTATCAGAGATATCTCTCGGATAGACTGCAATCTGAATAGAGACTGCAGCCAATTCTAATTCCATGTTCTATATAAAATGTATTTCCtattcttaacttttttttctggTTGGTTTTCATGTAGACAAAGAGCTACAAGACAATCCAGCTAAGATGAAGCAATTTGTGTTGAGCAAACTTGAAAAGCTACCAACCCAATTGAGGACTGTCATAGAAAGAACTGAACCGGATGGGTTTACATCGTCTAGGTTATCATATAGACATCCATGGGAGTTATTCTGGGGAAATATTACCAAAGGCAATGTTTGTGTAGCGGGCGACGCGCTCCACCCCATGACGCCAGACATTGGCCAAGGCGGGGGAGCCGCCTTGGAAGACGGTGTTGCTTTAGCTAGATGTCTTGCTGAAGCCTTATTGAAAGGATCAGGTGATCAAGAAGACAAGGAGCAACATGAGAGGATTGAAATGGGGTTGAAGAAGTATGCTCAAGAGAGAAGGTGGAGAGCAATTGAACTCATCACTACATCTTATTTTGCTGGCTTTATACAACAAAGTGATGGGAAAATTATGAACTTCTTGAGAGACAAGTTCTTGGCTAAGTACCTGCGAGGGTTGCTGTTGAAGAGGGCTGATTTTGATTGTGGAAAGCTCAGCATTTCTTGAGGATGTTATGACAATAATAGAACttgaattaatattaattatttatgaaagaTTAAGGATGCCATCTCCTCGAGTTGTAAAGGttaaaaaatttccaattttaatgatttatttatcgAGGAGAAGCATGGGTTTTTTAAGACGATGTTTATTGACATAGAAAAAGCCTTTCGAGAcaatttgaaaagtgttttttattttgtgtaaatatatatataataagggATTGCTGTATtacaaagaaatagaaaatctAAAAAGGATCAGACAATATGGCAATGATTTAtcaattaacaataataattggAGGGCCTAATTATTGATAAACTCTTAGTAAGTCACCCACATAAGTTGTTAAAAGGGCCGATAGCTTATAACCgaagaaactaaaaaaatcaaCGTTCAAACAACTATAAGGATCTGAGTGCACTCTTGCTTAAATGTAACGTTTAATCTATAGTTGATTTCTCACTCTGTCAACTAATAATCTGCTCACATCATGTGCTTTCTCACCACTTGCCTAATTTCCCTCTCGCCCTCACAAACCTGATTTGAGCGTCAAAATGGTTTCGTTAGATTTGTCTGAGGAACCCTTAACCTCTTTTTATTGcaaaacatttttgtttttttctttcctaaggTACCCATAACCTAAATATCAtctatgatacaaaatgaaatatatgtagaaaaaaataaatgcgtTAAAACCCAATtgccaaaaatgcatttaactCATAATTTTAGTAACTATTAACTTTGAAAAATCTCAATTTTGTATTTGATCATctatatgaaataatatttctttcaatATTTATGTGACGGAAAACCTTTCAATATTTAAGAGCGTCGTCGTTTTAACTTTTCCCtgtctctttcttcttctccagtcattctctctctctctctaggtgACTTGCAGTGCCAAAGAAGTAGGCGAAACCCTAGCTCAAGCCCAGTTCAAGGTCGATTCCCCCGAACTCTCACTGTTTTCAACTCTTTTTTCGCTTTCCCCATTCACGAATTTTCACTGAAATTTGTGTGTGTGAACACAATTTTGGCACAGCCTCTTCGAGATGACGCAAGACGTAGAGATGAAGGAGCTTCCAGCTCCCTCCAACTCCGCTTCTTCCTCTCCTCCCTCAACTCTACACCGTAAGATCTTCCTCTACATACAATTACGTGTATGtgtggtgtatatatatgtagttatatatatatagcccaattctttaatttttttttttttttttccattttgctaTCTAAATTTCAATCACtgttgttaaattttttaaattggttaTCTGGGTTTTGATTGTTTTGCTCGTACATTGGGAATTGCGTGTTAAATTTTGAATGGTGCGATTTTCGAAATCGGTGTTGTGAATGTGTTTCAGATTTGAAGGAGATTGCTGTAAATTTTATTCGCTGTTGCCAAATTTGGATTGTTTTGCGCATATATTCGTTATCTGGGTTTTGATTGTTTTGCTCATATATTGGGAATTGTGTTAAATTTGAATCTTTGGTGATTTTCGAAATCGGGGTTAGGGTGTGTATCAGATTTGAAAGAGATTTAATTTGTTGAATTGTAATCACTGTTGTTGATTTTCTGAAATTGGTTATCTGGGTTTTGATTCCGTAGCTCGTACTGGGATTTGCGTATTCAAGATTGAATATTTGGTTTGGTATTTTGGAATTCAGTGTGATGGGTATGTTTTCCAGATTTGAAGGAGATTGCATCTCTCATTGAGACTGGTGCGTATGCCCGTGAGGTTCGCCGCATTGTGCGGGTGGTCCGGCTCACCTTGGCACTGAGGCAGAAGCTGAATGCGCAGGTGCTCTCTGCGTTCCTCAATTTCACTCTGACCCCAGGATCTGAGTTGCACAGTCGCTTGTCCTCGTATCTTCCCAAGGTAAAATTTTGGAGGACTTGTGAGTTTGTTGGTTCCTTTTGAAGTTCATGTTCTCTCTAAATTTTGTAGTCATTCATGGAATGATTTGTAATGTTTTTGAGTAAAAACCTGAGTATAAAGGTATTGGTAAGAGTAGGTTACTTGGGTAAATTGGGAGTTGGCTATTTTGCATGACCTTATGATCTA from Corylus avellana chromosome ca1, CavTom2PMs-1.0 encodes the following:
- the LOC132188118 gene encoding monooxygenase 2-like isoform X1, which produces MEVAEDIVIVGGGVAGLATSLGLHRLGIRSIVLEASDDLRSAGYALATFTNAWKALDALGIGDLLRQHHKRLHGNVTKSAISGLQTSELPFQAKGKHSGDHEVRCLKRKLLLEALAKELPTGTIRYSSKVVNIEESGFFKLLHLADGTILKTKVLVGSDGVNSVVANWLGFKKPAFAGRYAIRGSVDFKRSHGFEPKFMQFFGKGIRSGAIPIDDTTIYWFITWTPSTREEELEQDPAKVKQLLLSKLGKVPDEVRAIIESSELDGFIALPLRYRHPWELLWGNISKGNVCVAGDALHPLTPDIGQGGCSALEDSVVLARCLGEALLKKPTGETKEKGEKEKDEYERIVMGLKKYARERAWRSIELISVSYISGIIQESQGKMMTSLRDNALVGFLAGFLLKMADFDCGKLIIS
- the LOC132188118 gene encoding monooxygenase 2-like isoform X2, with product MEVAEDIVIVGGGVAGLATSLGLHRLGIRSIVLEASDDLRSAGYALATFTNAWKALDALGIGDLLRQHHKRLHGNVTKSAISGLQTSELPFQAKGKHGDHEVRCLKRKLLLEALAKELPTGTIRYSSKVVNIEESGFFKLLHLADGTILKTKVLVGSDGVNSVVANWLGFKKPAFAGRYAIRGSVDFKRSHGFEPKFMQFFGKGIRSGAIPIDDTTIYWFITWTPSTREEELEQDPAKVKQLLLSKLGKVPDEVRAIIESSELDGFIALPLRYRHPWELLWGNISKGNVCVAGDALHPLTPDIGQGGCSALEDSVVLARCLGEALLKKPTGETKEKGEKEKDEYERIVMGLKKYARERAWRSIELISVSYISGIIQESQGKMMTSLRDNALVGFLAGFLLKMADFDCGKLIIS
- the LOC132166781 gene encoding monooxygenase 2-like, whose protein sequence is MEEVDHRDIVIVGAGISGLTTSLALHRLGVGSLVLESWDSLRNTGFALTLWTNAWKALDAVAIADSLRQQHFLIQGTVVVSTSSGLATSETSFHAKGSHEVRCVERKLLLEALAKELPSGTIRFSSKVVCIEQSGFFKLVHLADGTIFKTKVLIGCDGVNSVVAKWLGFQKPIFTGRTAIRGCRESKDSHGYGSKSVQFFGSGVRFGCRPCNDNTLFWYVTYVPSSQDKELQDNPAKMKQFVLSKLEKLPTQLRTVIERTEPDGFTSSRLSYRHPWELFWGNITKGNVCVAGDALHPMTPDIGQGGGAALEDGVALARCLAEALLKGSGDQEDKEQHERIEMGLKKYAQERRWRAIELITTSYFAGFIQQSDGKIMNFLRDKFLAKYLRGLLLKRADFDCGKLSIS